From the Syngnathus typhle isolate RoL2023-S1 ecotype Sweden linkage group LG22, RoL_Styp_1.0, whole genome shotgun sequence genome, the window TGAGCAAATGAATACAATTGCAATAGCAATCATTTTAAGTAGTCAATATCTTAAACTACAATGAAAAGATATGGCGTGCAATCAGAAATACATGAATGTATGTTAATCACTACggatgtaaatcgcgggttttgtcacgctacgatatttgccgatatcgtaaagcctgctgtgattcattcacgatacatcacgatatagtgctctacgatcgctatagaacaatatcctgatttataacaattcatacgcaaaatcaacaaggtactgcaaactctttatgtaggaaattacaaagtgcttccaaacgaatgacttgaagcccaaaggggagcgaatttccccgTCTTCTTGGACAATAGCCATAGTACCAGCCCAgaagccgcgtagttgtcggctcccctttcacgtgcctgctctgctcacaacacaacacgccgcgcactgctcccggaaagaggaagcaagcaacaatgaactagatttcaaaataaagtcgcgtctaatgtccgaggtcaaaaacgggcgacatagatcgatgtttacgtttagcatcgatgccaacaaatcgtagagcattatatcgattaattgatgtgtatcgatgaatcgttacacccctattaatcaCTAGTCAGTGTCGATTCATAATAAAGTATTGTTAATAGAACGTAATTACTTTGACCACTCCAAACTGGTATTGGCTCCAGCACgaacatgaatgaatgaataattgctGATTTAGCACCATTAATACAGTAGAGATTTGTCATTGTTTGGGGATGGAGACCTTCATGCAAGCAATGCAATTTATAGTTAAGTTCACCTTCATCAGTATTAGCAACCGTTCCTTTAATCAGGAAACCTAAGTTAAAATGGCTTCCACGCTGGAAATTATGATAATAACATACACTGTATAAATGTATAAAATCATGATAGTAATGGAAGATGGACAGATGTATGACATATTgccaatattaaaaaaagaaaaaaaaaaaaattcagtgattGTCATCTGTTTCTGGTTACGCCAGTGTTGCTCTCAGTTCTGGGTAACGGCATTGTTCTGGTGATCTGCTACCGCCGCCGGAAGAAGATGGTGGGTTCTGAACTGCTATGCATTAACCTGGCCGTGGTGGACTTCCTGTGCTGCATCTGCTTCTACCCGCTCTCCATTGTGTCATCCTTCCACCATGCGTGGCTGGGCGAATATGTCACGTGCATCTATTATGGCCTTGGCTGCTACATCTTTGGCCTGTGCGGCATGTTCACCATCGCCGCCATCAGCATTATACGCTATCTTAAAACGTGCTAGAGCTTGGTTTACGGTGAGCACTGTCTCGATTTGACTGAATAAAATCGCGTGACCATACGTTTTGAAGTAGAAATCAAAATTTACATGAAACCGGTGATTTAACAACAGGACCAATTAAAGTGTTTCTTTCTTCAGCTGCGTGGTTGGAGAACACCAACATTAGGCTGGTATGCTGTGTCATCTGGCTGGTGGCCACAGTGTGGTCCAGCTTCCCTCTCTTTGGCTGGGGCGGGTATGTCCCAGAGCCCTACGGATTGTCATGTACCATCGCCTGGCGGGGCTACCACACCTCCGCCAAGGACGCCTTCTATGTCATCTGCTCTTTTGCGTGCTTTACGTTGATGCCTGTCTTGGTCATTGTAATGTCCCATTGCCAGGTCTTGTACAAGATATCCCGCTTCTCTTATTCACTGTTGGCGCGAGGCACGACTCTTCATGGTGAGctgtgaatgttgtgtgtgtgtgctgttttcTCTGTTCTTCACTTAGACTCACTCATCTCTATGTCCTGTATCATTaccaatgttattttcttttatctatccgtttttccccccaaatgttTTTCTGCATCAGTCATCGCCTGGGCACTGTACACCATCGTGTCCTTCCTCTTCATATTCCACAAGGAGAACCAGTACATGGCtcctaaagggaaatgtactttcggcagtttgcaaagacatttgattaaggctccgttagacacatataaccatatcaatataatttctagtagtagtgtggtcgcttaataagtggaaaggaatgtgcaggctacatgaatttgttttcttcaaagtattgtggaacaggaggtccagaaagggagcatatctcaaggccgatgggaacgcgaaaaacaactcgtctttgtggtccagacacctgtgctgagcaggggaaaacccaaacgaggaggagatgaccatcgaccaatcaccacacaatcttttgcatgtttgaatattcatatagtgtttctttaaaactgggcaacccggaagaatgtgtcgtctttctggtcacgaaagcacacgagtttttgtgttaaggacccaagacccaggcgcctgtattagcttgctttgtcaagattaaacaattggtaaattcggtctgattgatctactggtcttctctttgacagaacgaactcgcaaaattgttaggtgcgccagtgtgtggattagaacatagcaatttttgtgttaagtgttgatcacaatttggagtcagatcaatagctaaaatccgtatcctaacactcCTGAGGGCTTTGTTTTCCCTGCCCTCTTTGCCAAAAGTTCCCATATCTACAACCCGTTTATTTACTTCTACTTCAACAAAACCTTCCAGAAGGAGCTCCAGTCCTTCCTGGTCTATTTCTGGCCCAAATTGGGAGGCAATCGGGTTGGAGCCCAAGTCATTTTGAGCCACCCGGGTCCTGACCCCATCTATATCCAGCTCCAGGAGCGAGGCTACATCTGTAGGGCCTTTGCTTTATCGAGGGATCACACACAAAGCAAAAGCGCTAAAAGTAACAGCAGTAACCACGCCCATGCAAAACTGGTGAACACCTGCTGGGGGTCAACGCCAAAGAACACCGCCAATctcttgaaaaagaaaagtgtcaACAATTCTTTGGCTGCCTCTGTGACCTCTATTTAAAAAAACGTTTAGACCCAAAGATGTGAAGGGTCCCATAATTGCTGCTTTACAATCAGATAGAAGCAGACGGTGAATTGATTCCTTCAGCTTTCACATTTAACCCTCTAAAAGTAAGGCGCTTTGTGCGATAAAACAGATTCTGGCAGGTTATGTAAGGGttatttaaagaacaacaacaacacatgaTTAGCCCCAGTAGGACCAGTTTTTATCGATTCATGCTATCCTACCCGTCTGGTTGCAttatatcagtgcttctcaattattttctgttacgccccccccccctagcaagaagaaaacttttcgcgcccccccccccctccccctccccaccgtgactatcctaacttgtcttgtaaatcgtaaaatgttgcactgtcgcaaacgtcacagaagtaacaatgagagcgccactgccccctgctgggaagatgcgcaattacactttattctagtactgcaaaaaaaagcctgttccccagggtcacacgcgcccccccaggtatagcacggcgccccccaaggggggcgcgccccactatttgagaagcactgcattatatcaagactaacccccccccccccaacaccaccaccacccccgcAGAGAGAAACACAATGTGACAATGTCAGCTATAGCTATTTTGATCATGGGTCTTTTGCATGGGATTTGAAAGTTTTATGTGTAAAATAAGCCAAGCcattaatttttgttttgcaggggACACCATCTCATTGAACTACGAAACTAAATAccctaattttcggactataagtcgcgtttttgtttttttatagtttgggtgggggggtgacttataatgaggagcgacttatatgtgaatttaaaaaaaaaaaaaaaaaaaaaagtggaaccgcgatgacgaagggccccacgtactaccggcatcattagcggctttgtttctaagtgacacggaggacgaagagtttgaaggatttagggatttggagtgacacagaaggtttgaaaaactattatggcttttacgcacgcccggtcctactctacctttctttcacctccgtggatagaagtcgggaacaggtgttgtgcttgatttggttcccccgtgagattttgtttcccctgccgcgggagtgcgcacaccttatttggaaagcgaaaaaccgatgtcgtacggcgtcgcacggcgtcagcactacgttgttttcaataaaaacatgaagaactcacgtttgcgtcagtcaattttaatttttata encodes:
- the opn8c gene encoding LOW QUALITY PROTEIN: opsin 8, group member c (The sequence of the model RefSeq protein was modified relative to this genomic sequence to represent the inferred CDS: substituted 2 bases at 2 genomic stop codons), with product MDRLLLSVLGNGIVLVICYRRRKKMVGSELLCINLAVVDFLCCICFYPLSIVSSFHHAWLGEYVTCIYYGLGCYIFGLCGMFTIAAISIIRYLKTCXSLVYAAWLENTNIRLVCCVIWLVATVWSSFPLFGWGGYVPEPYGLSCTIAWRGYHTSAKDAFYVICSFACFTLMPVLVIVMSHCQVLYKISRFSYSLLARGTTLHGELXMLCVCAVFSVLHLDSLISMSCIITNVIFFYLSVFPPKCFSASVIAWALYTIVSFLFIFHKENQYMAPEGFVFPALFAKSSHIYNPFIYFYFNKTFQKELQSFLVYFWPKLGGNRVGAQVILSHPGPDPIYIQLQERGYICRAFALSRDHTQSKSAKSNSSNHAHAKLVNTCWGSTPKNTANLLKKKSVNNSLAASVTSI